CAACTTATTCATTCCTTGGCTATGGCCCAAGCAAGAGCGACATCTTCAGCCGCTGGCATATGCAGCTTGGTCTTCGCGTGACATTCTAAATCATCTTCTACAGACTGATTTACATATAAAAACAAGGTAATCTCTTCGGGGATTACCTTTTTTTTATTAACTTTGCCCAAATCAAACAACACATAGAACATGATTATTGATTTCAAAGATATAGCTGAAGTGAGGATTAACGGCTTCAAGGGCGGACAAGGCGAACTCGACACGCGCAACTTTGCCGACGAAAAGGTAAAAATAATGAAGAGTATTCTCAAGCCTGGAGCCAGCAGTGGCCTCCACACCCATGAGGGGAACTGCGAAGTGATGTATATCCTCAAGGGCGAACTCACGTATCATTACGACGGTAAGACAGAGGTGGCGCACGCAGGACAGGTGCATTATTGTCCGATGAACCACAATCATTATTTTGAAAATCTCACCACTGAAGATGCAGAATACTTGGCCATTGTCCCTGAACATCATTAATTCCTGACCACATGAGCATTGTTATTGGTATAGATGTAGGCATCAGTACAACGAAAATCGTAGGTGTCAACGAGCAAGGAGTGGTGACAAATCCCTTCCGCATCAAGGCCACCGACCCCATCACCTCACTTTATGGAGCCTTTGGGAAGTATCTTCACGACAATAAAATCAAACTCGAAGAGGTCGAGCAGATTATGCTTACAGGCGTTGGTTCGGCCTATATCGATGAAGACATCTACGGACGTCCAACGGGCAAGGCACAGGAGTTTATTGCCGATGGATTAGGTGCACGCTATGAAAGCAAACTCAAACGCATGATTGTTGTCAGCATGGGAACAGGCACAAGTCTTGTCAAATGCGATGGCAACGACATACGCCATATCGGTGGTATAGGCATTGGAGGAGGGACACTTCAAGGCCTTAGCCGTATCATGCTCAAGACGGATGACATCAGACAGGTGGCGAGTTTGGCCATGAATGGCGACATTTCGAAAATCAATCTGCTCATCGGTGACATCAGTGCCAAACCGCTTCCGGGACTTCCCATGAATGCCACGGCAAGTCTTTTCAGCAATGCCAAGACCAATGCCACACGCGAAGATATCGCTATCGGACTCATCCATATGGTGCTTCAAGCCGTAGGTTCAAGTACAATTCTCAGCAGCTTGGAAAGCGGCATCAAGGACTTTGTGCTCATTGGCAACCTCACTCTGCTGCCTCAATGCAAGGATGTTTTCCCCGCAATGGAGAAACTTTACGGCGTCCATTTCCGCATTCCGAAATACAGCGAGTTCTGTACAGCTATCGGGGCTGCCCTATCCTACATCCAAGAACGATAGCACATGCTCTGCAATCCTATCTACCTGACATGAGAATGAATAAGAAACTTCTTTTTTCCCTGCTTTTTCTTTGTACGCTCTTACACGCTCTCCAGGCCCAGCCCAAACGCGAAGTGAGGGCCGTCTGGCTGACAACTATCGGCGGACTTGACTGGCCACACAACTATTCCCAGCACAAGTTGTCAATGGAAAAGCAAAAACAGGAACTTCGAAATATCCTCAACAAACTCCAGAAGGCAGGCATCAACACCGTGCTTTTGCAGACACGCATCCGTGGAACGGTCATCTATCCGTCTGACTATGAGCCTTGGGACGGTTGCTTGAGTGGCTTTCCCGGTACCTCACCGGGCTACGATGCACTTCAGTTTGCCATTGAGGAATGCCACAAACGAGGCATGGAACTCCATGCCTGGGTAGTCACTATTCCCGTAGGAAAGTGGAATACTTTGGGCTGCAAACGCCTGCGACAACGCTTTCCCAACCTTATCGTGAAGATTGGAGAAGACGGATATATGAACCCCGAAAAGTCACAAACAGGTGACTATCTCTCACAGATTTGCCGGGAAATCACCGAACGCTACGACATCGACGGTATCCACTTAGACTATATCCGCTATCCTGAAACATGGAAAATCAAGGTCAGCGGTGACCAAGGACGAGCCTATATCACGGGCATTGTGACAAAGATTCATGATGCCGTGAAGTCTGTAAAGCCGTGGGTGAAGATGAGTTGTTCACCCATTGGAAAAGCTGATGATCTGGCAAGATACTGGAGTCATGGCTGGAATGCACGCACCAAAGTGTTGCAGGATGCCCAGAACTGGCTGCGCGACGGACTGATGGATGAACTCTTCCCCATGATGTATTTCAAGGACAACAACTTCTACCCGTTTGCCATAGACTGGCAGGAACAGTCGCAAGGAAAAATCATTGTGCCCGGTCTCGGCATCTATTTCATGTCGCCACGTGAAAAGAATTGGAGCCTCATGGATATCACCCGCGAAATGCATGTCACGCGCTCTTTAGGCATGGGACACGCCTTTTTCCGAAGCAAGTTCTTCACCGATAACCTCAAAGGTATCTATGATGCTGTCCTCAACGACATTGACAGGCAACCCGCACTCGTGCCTGCAATGACATGGGCCAACGCCACAAAACCACAGAAGCCGACCCTTCTTGCTGTGAAGAACGACCGCATTGAATGGCGGAAATGCAACGGACTCACCTATAATATATACAGCAGCCACACGTGGCCTGTTGACATTTCAAAGGCCGAAAACCTGATGCTTGGCCGCCAGGAAATTGGTTGTCTCACCATTCCCGATGATCCTTCGCATTATTATGCCATTACTGCCATGGACAGATATGGTAACGAAAGCGAAGAAGTGCAATGCCAGAACCGAACCAAAGAGAGCCACAACAAACTCATTCCCAATGACGGCAAGCGCGCCATTCTGCCCGAGTGGACCCGTGAAAACGATGGTCTCATCATGCTCAGCGACCTGCATGGCAACCTCATCCGACGCTTGCCACACCGTGAAAACACGGTGAACATCGAGCAGGTGGCCAATGGTTTCTACCAATTGCGAAGCCTCAACGAAAAAGGCATAAGCCACAGGTTGGGATATATCATGGTGAAAAGATTTTAGCCAAAACATTTGGTCGGTCAGCAAAAACAGATTAACTTTGCAATAGTGGAATAACGCTTTATCGCATTATCAATAAGAAAACATATTGGGGGTTGTGTCGGTTTGATCGGGATACTCATCAAATAAATTCGAAAACCGAGGAAGCTTCTCTTGTTAATGGCGGGCCACATAAACTTCAACGAAGCTAAGCCTTCAGGCCGGTGGATTACAAAGACGGAGAGCTCTCAACTATTGAAATGCTCGGAGTTTCATCACATCATCGAGCAACCCCTTTTTCTTCTTTTCATTAAAAGTATAAAATTCAAACCTATGTTCAGTGGTATCGTTGAAGAAATGGCTACACTTGTAGCGATGACGAAAGATAAAGAAAACATTGACTTCACGCTGAAATGCTCGTTCACAGACGAACTGAAGATTGACCAGAGCATCGCTCACAACGGTGTCTGCCTCACAGTGGTAAGCATGGAGAACGACACCTACACGGTGACGGCGATGAAAGAGACCCTCGACCGCTCCAATCTCGGCCTGCTTCAAATAGGCGATAAGATCAACATCGAACGTTCAATGCTCATGAACGGACGCCTCGACGGACACATCGTGCAAGGCCATGTAGACCGGACTGCCAAATGCATTGGCATGCGTGATGCCGACGGAAGCACCTATTTCACCTTTGAATATCCACTTGATAAGGCCATGGCCAAGAAGGGATACTTCACGGTTGACAAGGGTTCGGTTACGGTAAACGGAGTTTCTCTCACGGTCTGTGAGCCTACAGAAAACACATTTACGGTGGCCATTATCCCCTATACGCGTGCCAACACCAATTTCCATGACATTCAGGTAGGCAGTGTTGTCAACATAGAGTTCGACATTCTCGGAAAGTATATCGCACGGTTGCAGACCCTGTAAGTAGGCCCAAGGAGTGCTCCTCCTATCCTGTCTATTCATCCGATAAGCTCCATCAGGTTTCATCTTCTTTCTGAAAGCGAAACCTGCCGGCAAAGAAAGCATTCTGATTTGCGTCAGTTTACCGTGTAAGATGACGCAGATTACCACGTATTCTGACGCAGATTGCAGTGTCACTTGAGGCAGATTGCAGTATCACTTGACGCAAATGGCATGATGAAATGCCTTGAATGGTGAACACAGAGGCCGCCTCTAAGGGTGCAACGGGCAATGGGAAACTAAATAATGTTAATAATATAGCCTGTCCGTAAACTTTTTATCCGCAAATAAGTCTATACGTATATGAATTTTTGTAATCAGAAATAAAATTGAGACTGAATATGGATATGAATTTGAGACATCTTGTCATCGCAGCTGCATGCGTGGCACTCCCTGTACAACTCTCAGCAAAAAGCTGGACATTGAAAGCCTGTATTGACTATGCAATGCAGAATAACATCACGCTTCAGAAAAACCGTTTGACGAAAGTGTCAGCCACAGAAGATATCAAGGAGAGCCAGGCTGCCCTCCTGCCCTCGCTTTCTTTCTCCACTTCGCAGAATGTTTCCTACAATCCCTGGCCTCAATCCAACAGCTCTATTGTTGCAGGAAACCGCGTGCAGAGCAGTGTCGACAAAGCATATTACAATGGCAGTTATTCGCTCAGCACAAACTGGACGGTGTGGAACGGTAACCGCAACCACAATCAAGTGAAGCTGAACAAATATGCCGAACAGCAGGCCGACCTCACCGTTGCAACCTATGCCAACTCACTGACCGAACAGATTTCACAGCTCTTCGTACAGATTTTATACTCTGATGAGGCTATCAAGGTGAACCGGGAAAGCCTTGCCACAAGCACGAAAAACGAGGAACGGGGCAAGGAAATGTTCAATGTCGGCAAGATGAGCAAGGCTGATTTGGCACAACTTACCGCACAACGGGCACAAGACGAGTATGCCGTTGTGCAGGCAGAAAGCAATCTGAAAGAATACAAACGCCAACTGAAACAGCTGCTTCAACTGACAAATGGTGAGGACTTTGATGTCACTGTGCCCGAGACCACCGATGAAATGGCCTTGGAACAGATACCTACACTCAACAGCGTTTACGACCAGGCAGTGGCTATGCGCCCTGAAATCAAGAATGCAGAATTAGGTGTTGAAAGCAGCGAACTCAACATCAAGATAGCCAAGGCACTGCGCTTGCCCACCGTGGGCGTGTCTGCAGGCGTGAGCACCAATACCACCTCAATGAACAAGAGCGGTTGGGACAGGCAGATGAAAAACAACTTCACATTAGGCGGAGGCATTAATATCAGTGTGCCACTCTTTGACAACCGACAGGCTAAGACAGCCGTCACCAAAGCCCAGATACAGCGACAGAACTATCTGCTCGACTTGAAAGACAAACAGACGGCACTCTACTCCGCCATTGAGAACTATTGGTTGCAGGCCAACAACAATCAAAGCATGTTCAAAAGTGCAAGGATAAGCACTGAAAGTGCTAAGGAAAGCTATAATCTGCTGAGTGAACAGTTCAGACTTGGACTGAAGAATATCGTCGAATTAATGAACGGAAAGGATCAATTACTGAAAGCAGAGCAGAACGAACTGCAAAGCAAATATCTGGCAATCCTCAACATCAACATGCTCAAGTTTTATGAAAAAGGAAGCATAAAATAGGAAAAAGCCATCGCATAAAGCCCCTTGTTTCATCAAATATCCAATATTTCAGACGGCTTCTCTACAAAGGTAGCAGCACCATGCGCAATGAGAAACTGTCTGCTTCGGAAGCCCCACAACACACTGATACAGGGCATTCCACTGTTCTTGGCAGTCATAATATCGACATCACTGTCACCGATATAGACAGCTGTTTCGCGGTCTGCACCTAACTGTCTCAAGGCTTCATTCACCGTGTCGGGAGCCGGTTTCTTGCGGATATTCTCGCGTTCGCCGATGGCTACACTAATCTTTTTGCCAAAGAAATGAGCCACAAGCTCCTGCGTTGCCGCATAGAATTTGTTGCTGACCACGGCAACATGCTTCCCTGAAGCAATCAACTTCTGAAGCATTTCCTCAACACCTGCATAGGGATGCGTATGATCAAGGTTGTGAATCATATAATGTTGGCGGAAATCCTGATAGGTTTTATCAAATAAAGGATTAGCAAGACCATTGGGAACTGCGCGTTCCATAAGCTTTTTCACACCGTTACCGACAAACATCCTCACTTCTTCGAGCGTACGTTCGGGCATACCATTCGCACGAAGTGCATAGTTACAGCTCAGTTCAAGATCGGTAAGTGAATCCAAAAGTGTACCGTCTAAATCGAAAATATATGTCTGATATGTCATAATCCCAAATAAAATCACAATTCTCTAACATGTGCAAAAACATTGCAAACGAGCGCAAGGAAAAGTTCTTTTCAAATTGCCGAGTGCAGCTATGTTTTATGCAAAAACATTGCAAACGAGCGCAAGGAAAAGTTCTTTTCGAATTGCCGAGTGCAGCTATGTTTTATGCAAAGGTAAGAAAAAAAAGCCATTCCTCTACCTTAGATAAAAAAAATGGTGTAACTTTGTGCACGATTTTTCAATATAAGATGATGAATAAAAATTTCAAGAAAAAGTACTTCATTCCCGCCCTTGGCTGTATTGTAGTCATTGTGGGAGTGGTTTATTATTATTTCTTCTCTGCTTTCTCAACGAAGCACGAGACTGAATATGTCTACATTGATAATGACGACAACATTGACTCTGTATATAGCAAATTGGAGCCTTTTGCATCAAAACACGGCATGTGTACCTTCAAAACATTGGCCCGCCACTTTGATTACGAGAAGAAAATCAAGACAGGTCGCTATGCTATCAACAGCAGTGACGGTGCATTAAAAGTCTTCAGACACATGAGAAACGGTCTCCAGACACCGGTGAACCTGACTATTCCAAGTGTCAGAACCATGAGTAAGCTGGCTGACGAGGTATCTAAGCGGCTCATGATTGACAGCACAGAACTCTACAAGGCACTCACTGACGAGGCAACTTGCCGTAAGTATGGCTATGACACAGCCACTATTGCCTGCATGTTCATACCGAACACCTACGACATCTATTGGAACATATCAATTAATAAGTTCTTGGAACGTATGCAGAAAGAGAGCAAGAAGTTCTGGAATATCGAGCGTATGCAGAAGGCCAAGCAGTTAAATCTCACCCCCAACCAGGTCATCACGTTAGCCAGCATCATTGATGAAGAGACGGCTAACAACGCTGAAAAGCCCATGATTGCCGGCATGTATTACAACCGACTCATGCTCCGCAATGCTGAATATCCACAGGGAATGCCACTGCAAGCCGACCCAACCATTAAGTTTGCATGGAAGCGTTTCGAACTCAAGCGCATTTACAATAATCTGCTACATATCCAAAGTCCCTACAACACTTACAAGCATCCGGGACTTCCTCCAGGGCCTATTCGCATTCCATCGGTTGCAGGTATTGATGCCGTTCTCAATCGCGTGCATCATGACTATCTGTACATGTGTGCCAAAGAAGACTTCAGTGGCACACACAACTTCGCCCGCACGTATGACGAACACATGAAGAATGCTGAAAAATATTCAAAGGCTTTAAACAAAAAAGGTATCAAATAACTTAACAATTAAAGGACAAAAAACATAAAACAAAATGCCGCTTTCTTCACAGAGAGCGGCATTATTCTCAATAGGTATTAGCTTTTTTAAGGTAAAAAGATTGTATTCAGGATAACGTTTACAAAGGTAAGACGTTTTTACTTTACATGCAAATGTTTTTTTATGTTTATAAACATGTTTTCAGTTATTCCTGATATGATTTGGTAAATGGAAAAGAATCATGAAAGTACACCATATCTGATACAACCCAACAGTCACAAGAAAAAATACGTTTTTCCTTTGCTTTTCCAGCCGTTTCCATTACCTTTGCAATATAAAATAAATAATGTATATACATGATGACAATTAAAGAAGAAAACAACGAAGAGAAGAAAAGCATTAGCTTCGTAGAGCAACTGGTTGAGGAAGACCTTGCAAAAGGCAAGAACGGAGGTCGAATTCAGACCCGTTTTCCGCCAGAACCTAACGGCTATCTTCACATCGGACATGCAAAGGCGATATGCATGGACTTCGGTGTTGCAGAGAAATACAATGGTATCTGCAACCTTCGCTTTGACGATACAAACCCAAGCAAAGAAAACAATGAGTATGTTGAGAACATTCTCAACGATATCAAATGGCTTGGTTTCAAATGGGGTGAACTCTACTATGCCTCTGATTATTTTGAAAAACTGTGGGATTTTGCCATTTGGATGATTAAGAAAGGACACGCATATGTGGACCAACAGACGAGTGAAGAAATCGCTTCACAGAAAGGAACGCCTACAACCCCCGGCACACCAAGCCCATATCGTGATCGCCCAATTGAGGAAAGTCTCGCTCTGTTCAATCAGATGAACACGGCAGAGGCCGTTGAAGGCAGTATGGTTTTGCGTGCAAAGCTCGATATGGCCAATCCGAACATGCACTTCCGTGACCCTATCATGTATCGAATTATACATACTCCACACCATCGTACGGGTACAAAATGGCACTGTTATCCAATGTATGACTTCGCACATGGCCAGAGTGACTACTTCGAAGGCGTCACACATTCTATCTGTACCTTAGAGTTTGTGCCTCATCGTCCGCTATATGACAAGTTC
The nucleotide sequence above comes from Segatella oris. Encoded proteins:
- a CDS encoding riboflavin synthase, encoding MFSGIVEEMATLVAMTKDKENIDFTLKCSFTDELKIDQSIAHNGVCLTVVSMENDTYTVTAMKETLDRSNLGLLQIGDKINIERSMLMNGRLDGHIVQGHVDRTAKCIGMRDADGSTYFTFEYPLDKAMAKKGYFTVDKGSVTVNGVSLTVCEPTENTFTVAIIPYTRANTNFHDIQVGSVVNIEFDILGKYIARLQTL
- the mltG gene encoding endolytic transglycosylase MltG, whose product is MNKNFKKKYFIPALGCIVVIVGVVYYYFFSAFSTKHETEYVYIDNDDNIDSVYSKLEPFASKHGMCTFKTLARHFDYEKKIKTGRYAINSSDGALKVFRHMRNGLQTPVNLTIPSVRTMSKLADEVSKRLMIDSTELYKALTDEATCRKYGYDTATIACMFIPNTYDIYWNISINKFLERMQKESKKFWNIERMQKAKQLNLTPNQVITLASIIDEETANNAEKPMIAGMYYNRLMLRNAEYPQGMPLQADPTIKFAWKRFELKRIYNNLLHIQSPYNTYKHPGLPPGPIRIPSVAGIDAVLNRVHHDYLYMCAKEDFSGTHNFARTYDEHMKNAEKYSKALNKKGIK
- a CDS encoding glycoside hydrolase family 10 protein, with protein sequence MNKKLLFSLLFLCTLLHALQAQPKREVRAVWLTTIGGLDWPHNYSQHKLSMEKQKQELRNILNKLQKAGINTVLLQTRIRGTVIYPSDYEPWDGCLSGFPGTSPGYDALQFAIEECHKRGMELHAWVVTIPVGKWNTLGCKRLRQRFPNLIVKIGEDGYMNPEKSQTGDYLSQICREITERYDIDGIHLDYIRYPETWKIKVSGDQGRAYITGIVTKIHDAVKSVKPWVKMSCSPIGKADDLARYWSHGWNARTKVLQDAQNWLRDGLMDELFPMMYFKDNNFYPFAIDWQEQSQGKIIVPGLGIYFMSPREKNWSLMDITREMHVTRSLGMGHAFFRSKFFTDNLKGIYDAVLNDIDRQPALVPAMTWANATKPQKPTLLAVKNDRIEWRKCNGLTYNIYSSHTWPVDISKAENLMLGRQEIGCLTIPDDPSHYYAITAMDRYGNESEEVQCQNRTKESHNKLIPNDGKRAILPEWTRENDGLIMLSDLHGNLIRRLPHRENTVNIEQVANGFYQLRSLNEKGISHRLGYIMVKRF
- the coaW gene encoding type II pantothenate kinase → MSIVIGIDVGISTTKIVGVNEQGVVTNPFRIKATDPITSLYGAFGKYLHDNKIKLEEVEQIMLTGVGSAYIDEDIYGRPTGKAQEFIADGLGARYESKLKRMIVVSMGTGTSLVKCDGNDIRHIGGIGIGGGTLQGLSRIMLKTDDIRQVASLAMNGDISKINLLIGDISAKPLPGLPMNATASLFSNAKTNATREDIAIGLIHMVLQAVGSSTILSSLESGIKDFVLIGNLTLLPQCKDVFPAMEKLYGVHFRIPKYSEFCTAIGAALSYIQER
- a CDS encoding cupin domain-containing protein, with amino-acid sequence MIIDFKDIAEVRINGFKGGQGELDTRNFADEKVKIMKSILKPGASSGLHTHEGNCEVMYILKGELTYHYDGKTEVAHAGQVHYCPMNHNHYFENLTTEDAEYLAIVPEHH
- a CDS encoding HAD family hydrolase, whose product is MTYQTYIFDLDGTLLDSLTDLELSCNYALRANGMPERTLEEVRMFVGNGVKKLMERAVPNGLANPLFDKTYQDFRQHYMIHNLDHTHPYAGVEEMLQKLIASGKHVAVVSNKFYAATQELVAHFFGKKISVAIGERENIRKKPAPDTVNEALRQLGADRETAVYIGDSDVDIMTAKNSGMPCISVLWGFRSRQFLIAHGAATFVEKPSEILDI
- a CDS encoding TolC family protein, giving the protein MDMNLRHLVIAAACVALPVQLSAKSWTLKACIDYAMQNNITLQKNRLTKVSATEDIKESQAALLPSLSFSTSQNVSYNPWPQSNSSIVAGNRVQSSVDKAYYNGSYSLSTNWTVWNGNRNHNQVKLNKYAEQQADLTVATYANSLTEQISQLFVQILYSDEAIKVNRESLATSTKNEERGKEMFNVGKMSKADLAQLTAQRAQDEYAVVQAESNLKEYKRQLKQLLQLTNGEDFDVTVPETTDEMALEQIPTLNSVYDQAVAMRPEIKNAELGVESSELNIKIAKALRLPTVGVSAGVSTNTTSMNKSGWDRQMKNNFTLGGGINISVPLFDNRQAKTAVTKAQIQRQNYLLDLKDKQTALYSAIENYWLQANNNQSMFKSARISTESAKESYNLLSEQFRLGLKNIVELMNGKDQLLKAEQNELQSKYLAILNINMLKFYEKGSIK